The following coding sequences are from one Polypterus senegalus isolate Bchr_013 unplaced genomic scaffold, ASM1683550v1 scaffold_4187, whole genome shotgun sequence window:
- the LOC120522248 gene encoding GTPase IMAP family member 8-like, which yields TKLRPPRLSSSTPLQIVILGKCGTGKSSTGNTLLGCEEFRIQSMGLFTSMHCIKRDTIIDDQNITVIDTPCLFNKEITSEINRSIELTSPGPHVFLIVLQAGYFTKNERQTVKILQEIFGEAVFKNAVILFTRGDDVSSGSIEVFIQRHKELKELLEMCGKRYHVFNNTLKEDNEQRKEFLEKINKMMQLNTGLCYRRKQEILKAEKTLPKRRSSIDQPPNMAESETIKPVNYCKCQNGITERSVTKPPSKTTKINDAIVHNKEVEPYSETEEHLRVALIGKCGSGRSASGNTLLGREEFKSFIYNSTSTNESKKEKTQFDGTNVTVIDTPGLLDTRLPPEKVKEHLEQCIKISSPGIHAFLLVIQVGCFTIEEKKAVEEIKELYGDTVTKYMIILFTYADNLQGLTIQQYVNGANKDLRSLIELCEGRYHAFNNKNPRNRMQVIELLDKIEQMVKQNGNTCYTLEMYQHAQKAISEKDQEIKRKCEEEHKRKEEAIRKKYEDDFKIKQIEFKKLFEGIKKKEEEIKKKSEEHQEKDELLKKNRIAERKAKEELKKTEEELKVQHDEAKKKDAELKKKYEEEQRQKEEEQRKKYEEEKRKEEIISKTEEEKLEKDLKQKYDEEARGQGGKIVDRVQHPDSLVDEAVRQSCGAGPEAQVPFPLREETKKGVKGVGGVSSNADGSTGETGVENVLEGGH from the exons acgaaactccgccccccacggctttcgagctcaactccattaca AATAGTGATACTTGGAAAATGTGGAACTGGGAAGAGTTCAACAGGAAATACACTTCTGGGCTGTGAAGAATTCAGAATCCAAAGCATGGGTCTATTTACTTCTATGCATTGTATAAAGAGAGATACAATTATTGATGATCAGAACATCACTGTAATTGACACACCATGCTTATTTAACAAAGAGATAACATCTGAAATTAATAGAAGCATtgagctgacatcaccaggaccTCATGTATTTCTTATAGTGCTGCAAGCTGGTTATTTTACTAAGAACGAAAGACAAACAGTGAAAATTTTGCAGGAAATCTTTGGTGAGGCGGTTTTTAAAAATGCCGTAATCCTTTTCACTCGTGGAGACGATGTGTCAAGTGGATCAATAGAAGTGTTCATTCAAAGGCACAAGGAATTGAAAGAGCTTCTAGAGATGTGTGGAAAAAGATACCATGTGTTCAACAATACACTGAAGGAAGATAACGAGCAGAGGAAAGAgttcttggaaaaaataaataaaatgatgcagTTGAACACAGGCCTCTGTTACAGAAGAAAACAAGAGATCCTAAAGGCAGAAAAAACCCTGCCTAAACGGAGAAGCAGCATCGATCAACCTCCAAACA tGGCAGAATCAGAAACTATCAAGCCTGTCAACTACTGTAAATGTCAGAATGGTATTACTGAGAGAAGTGTGACAAAACCACCATCTAAAAC GACAAAGATTAATGATGCAATAGTCCATAACAAAGAAGTGGAGCCTTATTCGGAAACCGAAGAGCATCTTAGAGTAGCATTAATTGGGAAGTGTGGATCAGGAAGAAGTGCATCGGGTAATACCCTATTGGGACGAGAAGAGTTCAAGTCCTTCATTTATAACTCAACTTCCACCAATGAGAGTAAGAAAGAGAAGACACAATTTGATGGAACGAATGTCACCGTGATTGACACTCCAGGTCTCTTGGACACACGGCTTCCACCTGAAAAAGTGAAAGAGCATCTTGAACAGTGTATTAAGATTTCTTCTCCAGGGATCCATGCTTTTCTGCTGGTTATTCAGGTTGGTTGCTTTACAATAGAGGAAAAGAAAGCAGTTGAAGAAATAAAGGAACTATATGGAGATACAGTTACCAAATACATGATAATCCTTTTTACTTATGCCGATAATCTGCAGGGCCTGACAATTCAGCAATATGTCAATGGTGCAAATAAAGATCTCAGATCTTTAATCGAGTTGTGTGAAGGCCGTTACCATGCCTTCAATAATAAAAATCCCAGAAACCGTATGCAAGTCATAGAACTTCTGGATAAAATTGAACAAATGGTGAAACAAAATGGAAATACTTGCTACACATTGGAAATGTACCAACACGCACAAAAAGCGATCAGTGAAAAAGACCAGGAGATAAAGAGAAAATGTGAAGAGGAACATAAAAGGAAGGAAGAGGCAATAAGGAAAAAATATGAGGATGAtttcaaaataaagcaaatagaattcaaaaaattatttgaaggaatcaagaagaaagaggaggaaattaaaaagaaaagtgaagaacACCAAGAGAAAGATGAGTtactgaagaaaaacagaattgcagaaagaaaagcaaaagaggAACTGAAGAAAACAGAAGAAGAGTTGAAAGTGCAACatgatgaagcaaaaaaaaaggatgcagagttgaaaaaaaaatatgaggagGAACAACGGCAAAAAGAagaggaacagagaaaaaaatatgaagaagaaaaacgaAAAGAAGAGATAATTagtaaaacagaagaagaaaagctAGAGAAAGACCTGAAACAAAAATACGATGAAGA GGCCAGGGGGCAAGGGGGGAAGAtagtggacagagttcagcatcctgacagcttggtggatgaagctgttagACAGTCTTGTGGAGCGGGCCCGGAGGCCCAGGTACCTTTTCCATTAAGGGAGGAGACTAAAAAGGGAGTGAAAGGGGTGGGAGGAGTCTCCAGCAATGCTGATGGCTCTACAGGTGAGACAggtgtggaaaatgtccttgagggagggCATTGA